From the genome of Vibrio porteresiae DSM 19223, one region includes:
- a CDS encoding YajD family HNH nuclease, whose amino-acid sequence MSSDHYGNSARYARKEATYREKALKLYPWVCTRCAREFDYSNLSELTVHHKDHDHTNNPEDGSNWELLCIYCHDHEHSKYLDYERYGSEIMPGEDEHKGATYNPFADLAKMMKK is encoded by the coding sequence ATGTCATCAGACCACTACGGAAACAGTGCTCGTTACGCACGTAAAGAAGCTACCTACCGCGAGAAAGCGCTAAAGCTTTATCCTTGGGTGTGTACAAGGTGCGCGAGAGAGTTTGACTATTCCAATCTCAGTGAATTAACGGTTCACCACAAAGATCACGATCATACCAATAACCCCGAAGATGGTAGCAACTGGGAGTTGTTGTGTATTTATTGCCACGATCACGAACATAGTAAATACCTAGACTATGAACGTTACGGTAGCGAAATAATGCCCGGAGAAGATGAACACAAAGGGGCGACGTATAACCCATTTGCTGATTTAGCCAAGATGATGAAGAAATGA
- a CDS encoding sugar O-acetyltransferase: MDNVKRKSAGLPYRYDDPALLSDQHIYQNKMVEYNQTLPTETEKRQRLLQEVFAEIGENCTVETPLNSNWGCKNVHVGKGTYINSNVTFVDDEHIYIGNSCLIAPNVVFCTSGHPILPILRENHYVYNLPIRVGNNVWIGSGAQIMPGITIGDNSVIGAGSVVTNDIPENVVAFGVPCRVIRDIGEKDQKFYYKHHELDVWE, translated from the coding sequence ATGGATAACGTAAAAAGAAAGTCCGCAGGTTTACCTTATCGCTACGATGATCCTGCATTATTAAGTGATCAGCATATTTATCAAAATAAAATGGTGGAATATAACCAAACGCTTCCTACTGAGACCGAAAAACGCCAACGATTGCTACAAGAGGTCTTCGCTGAAATTGGTGAAAATTGTACTGTTGAAACTCCGCTGAATTCTAACTGGGGCTGCAAAAATGTCCATGTTGGGAAAGGTACCTACATTAATTCCAATGTTACCTTTGTTGATGACGAGCATATATACATCGGAAATAGCTGTTTAATTGCCCCTAATGTTGTTTTTTGTACTTCGGGGCATCCTATTCTGCCCATCCTTCGTGAAAATCACTACGTGTACAATCTGCCAATTCGTGTTGGGAATAACGTTTGGATCGGCTCTGGAGCGCAAATTATGCCCGGAATCACGATTGGTGATAATTCAGTCATAGGCGCGGGGAGCGTTGTTACTAACGACATACCCGAAAATGTCGTTGCATTTGGTGTTCCATGCCGCGTAATTAGAGACATTGGAGAAAAGGATCAAAAATTTTATTACAAGCATCATGAACTGGATGTTTGGGAATAG
- a CDS encoding DEAD/DEAH box helicase, whose protein sequence is MTETTPQQTFANLGLIPTLIERLDALEYHQPTPIQSHVIPHILNGRDIVGGANTGSGKTAAFALPILQKVLQEEGQPRRGNLVSHLILVPTRELASQVAYSVKSYSYHVREKVKTTAVFGGVSVNPQMLALRGGSDIVVATPGRLLDLVSSNAIKLDQVKTLVLDEADRMLSLGFTDELNQILALLPEKKQTLLFSATFPEKVTGLAQNLLRDPIEIQLQSAEASTLVQRVFSVNKGQKTAVLAHLIKQHQWRQTLIFVNAKNACSHLAQKLSKRGITAEVFHGDQGQGARTRVLDEFKSGVIQVLIATDIAARGLDIEKLPVVINFDLPRSPADYMHRIGRSGRAGEVGLGLSLIDYDDYHHFKVIEKKNKFQLEREQVAGFEVDDDQSEAYFLPMTPRAKPAGTGKKKKKRQQENL, encoded by the coding sequence ATGACCGAAACAACTCCGCAACAAACATTTGCCAACCTTGGCCTGATTCCAACGTTAATCGAGCGCCTTGATGCGTTGGAATATCACCAGCCGACGCCGATTCAATCTCATGTTATTCCTCATATTTTAAATGGGCGAGACATTGTTGGTGGAGCCAATACGGGTTCTGGTAAAACTGCGGCGTTCGCACTGCCTATTTTGCAAAAAGTACTGCAAGAAGAAGGGCAGCCTCGTCGTGGTAACCTTGTGTCGCACCTGATTTTGGTTCCTACGCGTGAGTTGGCTTCGCAAGTGGCGTATAGCGTGAAATCATACTCGTACCATGTGCGCGAAAAGGTCAAAACGACGGCTGTGTTTGGCGGTGTATCAGTGAATCCGCAGATGCTAGCTCTGCGTGGTGGCAGTGATATCGTGGTGGCGACTCCGGGTCGTTTACTTGATCTTGTCTCCAGTAACGCCATTAAGTTGGATCAAGTCAAAACACTGGTTCTTGATGAAGCCGACCGAATGTTGAGTCTTGGCTTTACCGACGAACTCAACCAGATTCTGGCCTTACTGCCAGAGAAGAAACAGACGCTGCTGTTCTCGGCAACTTTCCCTGAAAAAGTGACTGGTTTGGCTCAGAACTTACTACGCGATCCAATTGAGATTCAATTGCAAAGCGCAGAAGCGAGCACCTTAGTGCAGCGTGTGTTTAGTGTGAATAAAGGCCAGAAAACCGCTGTGCTCGCACACCTCATCAAGCAACATCAGTGGCGTCAAACGTTGATTTTCGTTAACGCTAAAAATGCGTGTAGCCATCTTGCGCAGAAACTGTCGAAACGCGGTATCACCGCTGAAGTGTTCCATGGTGACCAGGGGCAGGGAGCGCGCACACGTGTGCTTGACGAGTTTAAGTCGGGAGTGATTCAAGTGTTGATTGCGACCGATATTGCGGCTCGCGGTTTGGATATCGAAAAACTGCCCGTGGTGATTAACTTTGATTTACCACGTAGCCCGGCTGACTACATGCACCGAATTGGTCGTAGTGGTCGTGCGGGAGAGGTGGGGCTTGGTCTTTCTCTGATTGACTATGATGATTATCACCACTTCAAAGTGATTGAAAAGAAAAATAAATTCCAGCTTGAGCGTGAACAGGTTGCAGGGTTTGAAGTCGATGATGATCAAAGCGAAGCGTACTTTCTACCAATGACCCCGCGAGCAAAACCAGCTGGTACAGGTAAAAAGAAGAAAAAGCGTCAACAAGAGAATCTTTAA
- a CDS encoding VF530 family protein, with protein sequence MMTDEERIELQKNNPLHGLKLETMVQELVDFYGWDILDTAMRFNCFNTKPSVESSVKYLKKTDWAREKLENFYLYRFKRMPRASAEEYDLPPRARTFPNGLKPKEPMELTVESILNSQAKAASSFKQRASRGSQSRR encoded by the coding sequence ATGATGACTGACGAAGAAAGAATTGAACTGCAAAAAAACAATCCACTGCACGGCTTGAAGCTAGAAACCATGGTGCAAGAGTTGGTGGATTTTTATGGCTGGGACATTCTCGATACAGCAATGCGCTTTAATTGCTTTAATACCAAGCCTTCGGTTGAAAGTAGCGTGAAGTATCTGAAGAAAACCGATTGGGCGAGAGAAAAATTAGAGAACTTTTATCTGTATCGATTCAAGCGCATGCCACGCGCGAGTGCAGAAGAGTATGATTTACCACCAAGAGCTCGTACGTTCCCGAATGGCTTGAAACCGAAAGAGCCGATGGAACTGACTGTGGAATCGATTTTAAACTCTCAAGCCAAAGCGGCTTCATCGTTTAAACAACGTGCCTCTCGTGGTAGCCAATCACGTCGCTAA